Genomic DNA from Nonomuraea rubra:
GCCTGCCCCAGCGCGGCCAGCACGCCCGGCAGGACGGCCGCGCGGAAGGCGGCGTCCAGCTCCGCAGGCGAGGCATCGGTCTCACCGTCCACCCACGCCCGCAGCAGCCCCATGAACGCGCCCACCACACAGATCACCAGCAGATCGAGCACGGCCGACTCCCGGCCGCCCGCCGCGATCAGCTCGCCCTTCACCGCGGCGGCGAGCAACCGCTCACCCCGCGCGTGCACCAGCCCGCCACTGCGCCGGCCCATCAACGCCCGCACCAGCCGCTCCTGCTCCCGCACGTGCTCGAACATCGGCCGGCTGAACGAGAACAACTCCCCCGCGCCCTGCGCCGACGGCATCGGATGGAGGAAGGTCAGCTCCTCGACGTTGCTGAACAGCACGTCCTGCTTGTCGGTGAAGTGCGCGTAGAACGTGGAGCGGCCCACGTCCGCCCGGCTGATGATGTCGCTGACGGTCACCCCGTCGTACCCCTTGTCCAGAATCAGCTCCACCAGCGCCTGCTGGATCAGCCGCCGCGTCCGCCGCACCCGCCGATCTCCGGACACTTTCCCGCCCTCTGTTCGGTACGGCACACCTCACCCGATCTGCTCGTTGACCGCGTCCCATCCTGAACGCATGCTTCATAACCGAACACATCGTACGGAAAAGGAGTCGACCATCATGGGTCTGGGCAAATTGCTCCACAGCCACCACGAGCACGCCGACGAGGGCGGCACCATCGACCGGCCGCGCGCCTACGACGTCTTCGCCTCGATCGGCTTTCTCGGCGGCCGGCGCACCGTCTTCACCCGCCTGGCCACCGCCGCCCGGCCCCGTGCGGGCGACCGCGTCCTCGACGTGGGCTGCGGCACCGGCTACCTCACCCGCATCCTCTCGCCCGTCATCACCCCCACCGGCCACATCACCGGCCTCGACCCGTCCCCGGCGATGATCGACCATGCCACACGGCAGGCTCCCGCCAACTGCACCTACCTCACCGGCGTCGGCCAGGACCTGCCCTTCCCGGACGGCTCGTTCGACCTGGTCGTCTCCAGCCTGGCCATCCACCACATGCCCGCCGCCGCACGACCCGAGGCGCTGCGGCAGATGTTCCGCGTGCTGCGCCCGGGCGGACGGCTGCTGATCGCCGAGTTCCGCCCACCGGCCAACCCCGCCGCACGACACCTCATCGGCCTGCTCTCCGGCCCGGCCATGCGGCACGACCCGCACGACCTGCTCGGCACCATGATCCCTGACGCCGGGTTTCAGGTGGAGTCCGAAGGCCGGTTGCCCCATCTGATGTACTACGTCCGCGCGACCCGCCCCTGACAAGCGCGTGAGGAGCGTCAGCAGAGGACGTCACTCGACTCAACGCATCAAGTTCCATCCGCCGGAACCCGCCGTCACAGGCAGAACGCTCGGCCCGGCCGGCCCCGAAGTGACGGCGAAATTCCGCATCACCGTGTTCAAGCTGTGCGGAAGACGCACGTTCGGCAACTGCCGCCCCTCCGTCTGGGTCTCGCGAAACGGTTACCTGGGACAAGCCCTTCGAAGCTGAACGGTGCCGGCAGCCTGCTGTCAACGGCTGGTCAGCGCGTCCATCAGCCGCTGAAACACCGAACCGTTCAGGGAACTGGACACCATCGCGGTGTTCGCGGTGCGGGTTGTTGCCGACACCTCAACCTGCTACGCGGGGTGGATCGCAGAGCGGGGCGACCGATCGGTCGCCCCGTCTGGTGCCGTGTGGCGTGCCCGTCAGTAGACGACCGGCCAGCCCGCGGAGTCGTACCTCATCAGGTTGATGCCGAGCTGAGGACGGCCGCTGTCCGTGTAGTAGTGGTAGAACAGCACGTCGGCGTCGTTGTCCGCCAGGACCGCCTGGTGGCCTGGGCCGTGGATGCTGCCGTGTCCTGCCAGGATCTCGGTGCCGCCGCCGGCTGTCATGGGCACGCCGTTACGGTCTACGTAGGGGCCGGTGACGCTGGTGGATCGGCCTACCATGACGCGGTAGGTGCTGGCTGCGCCGGCACAGCACCGGTCGAACGAGACGTACTGGTACCAGTACGAACCACGCTTGAAGAGGGTCGGCGCCTCGATGGCGCCGCCGTTGCGGCCGGCGATGCTGCGCAGGGCGGTACCCGACCGCAGTCCCGTACCGGGGTTCAGGTCGATCATCTTGATGCCGGACCAGAACGAGCCGAAGGCGAGGTACCACCTGCCGCCGTCGATGACCAGGTTGGGGTCGATCGCGTTGAAGTTGTCCGTCGTCCTGGACTCGACGACCAGTCCCCGGTGGGTCCATGACCCGGACGCTCCGGTGGGACTGGTGGCGAGGAAGATGGCCGATCGGTTCTCCCCGAAATAGGACGCCGAGTAGTACAGGTAGTACTGGCCGTTGACGTAGGTGATGTCCGGAGCCCACAGGTCCTGACCACCGCGGGTGTAGGTGTCGGCCCAGGGCGTGCCGTTGGGGAAGACCGAGCCGGCGTTGCGCCAGGCCGTACGGTCGCTGGACGTCTTGATCGACAGGCCCCGGCCGGTGTGCACGAGGAGGTAGCCCCCGGCCGGGGTCTTGGTGATTTCCGGGTCGTGCACGTCGACGATGTCCCCGGTCACGATGCCGGGCCCGGGGTAGGCGGCCGCCGAGGCGGTTCCCACGGTCAGCGGGATGGTGATGGCCGCGGCCAGGACGACGCCGAGGCCGGCCACCAACGCGGCGATCCGGCGACCCCGGAGCCGGTCGGTAGGGGGCTTGTTTCGTGTGAGTCGCACTACTTCTCTCCTAGGTGTACTCGAGCCGACCTCTCGGCTGGGGTGCCGCATGGGAGCGGTCGCCGTCGAGGTCTCCGAATGGGGGAACACCTGGCCATTCGCCGCAGCCGAGATCGGCGCTCATTTCGAACGAATCGGATCGGCCAATAATGTGAGCGCTAACATCTCGCGAGTAACTCATGAATGACCTATATAGGATCTATCAAGAAATGCACATCTCCGTCAATATGATTTGCCGGGATAAATCTTGGCACTGGAAGTTCCTCATTCGCGTGTGCACGTTCGCGTTTAACCTGTCCGATGGCGCGAGCCAGCGACCATCTGACAGGTATCAACGGCCGACAAAATAGCGGCATAAACGCCTTGCGATAACGCTTCTGCGGCACCCTCCAAATACCGTGCCAATTACTGGATGGGTCGGTGCGGGCTGACGGACAGCCGGATCGCGGTCCAGGACACCGGCGGCAGGCTTGCCCGCAGGATGCCGTCGGTGACGTCCGCGTCCTTCGCTGGGCTGGGGACGACGCGGTCGGGGTCGTCCAAGGTGTTCGTGGCATACAGGTCCTCGTCGGCGAGGGTGTACGATTCCGACACCTGCAGGCCCGGGCCGAAGCCGGCCAGTGAGACCGCCAGGTCGATGCCGTCGGTGAGGTGCCGGTTCACGACGAAGACCGTGACGTCGCCGGTCTCGGCGTCATGGGTGGCCACGGCGTCGAGGACGGGCACCGAACCGTACCGCGCGGTCGGGTAGCTGGGCGCCTGGGTCTCTACGCGCAGCACCTCGCCGCGGGCGAGGCGGGAGGTCAGTGCGAACGGGTGGAAGATCGTCTGCCGCCACGCGGGACCGCCGGGCTCGGTGCGGATCGGGGCGATGACGTTGACCAGCTGGGCCTGGCAGGCGGCGGTCACTCGATCGCTGTGCCGCAGCAGTGAGATCAGCAGGTTGCCCACCACCACGGCGTCGACAACGTTGTAGCAGTCCTCGATGACCCGGGGGGCGACCTGCCAGTCGGTCTCCTGCTTGGCCTGGAAGGCGCTCTGGTACCAGACGTTCCATTCGTCGAAGGAGATCTTGAGCTGCTTGGGGCTCTTCAGCTTGGCGCCGACGCTGTCGGCGGTGGCGGCGACGCTGTTGATGAAGTGGTCCATGTCGACCGCCGAGGCGAGGAAGCTGCCCAGGTCGCCGTCGATCGGTTCGTAGTAGGCGTGCGCCGAGATGTAGTCGACCGCGTCGTAGGTCAGCTCGAGGACCTCTGCCTCCCAGGCGGCGAAGGTCGGCATGGAGGAGCTGGAGCTGCCGCAGGCCACCAGCTCCAGCCACGGTTCGGCGCTGCGCAGTGCCCGGGCCGTCTCCATGGCGAGCCGGCCGTACTCTCGGGCGGTCTTGTGCCCGGTCTGCCAGGGGCCGTCGAGTTCGTTGCCGAGGCAGAACAGGGTCACACCGTACGGTTCCGCGGATCCGTTGGCCTGGCGCATGAGCGCCAGACGGGTCCGGTCGGGATGGTTGAGATATTCCTGTACGTCCAGGGCCTCCTGCACGCCGCGGGTACCGAGGTTGACCGCGTACATGATCTCGACGTCGGCCTTGCGCGCCCAGCGCATGAACTCGTCGATGCCGACCTCGTTCGTCTCCAGGCTGTGCCAGGCCAGGTCGCGCCGCACAGGCCGGTCCGCGACCGGGCCGACGCCGTCCTCCCAGCGGTAGCCCGAGACGAAGTTGCCGCCGGGGTAGCGCACGAGCGAGACGCCGAGTTCGCGGGTCAGTTCGAGCACGTCAGCACGGAAGCCGTCGGCGTCCGCGGTGGGGTGCGAAGGCTCGTAGATGCCGGTGTAGACGCATCTGCCCATGTGCTCGACGAAGGAGCCGAAGGTGCGGCGGGAAACCGGTGCGATGGTGAAGGCGGGGTTGAGGGTGAGGGTCGCGGAGAGCACGGATCTCCCAGAGATCGAGGGGATGTGGTGATGAATGGCGCCGGACGGGAGGTTCACTTGAGGCTGCCGACGGTCAGCCCGCCCTGCCAGTACTTCTGCAGGGTGAGAAAGGTGATGATGAGCGGGATGACGGACACCAGGGAGCCGATGATGATCAGGCTCCATAGCGACTGACCGCCGCCGTTGTTCGCGCTGGCCAGCTGCGACCACAGGCCGATGCCCACGGTGAGCGGGTACAGCTTCGCGTCGGACAGCATCGTCAGCGGCAGGAAGTAGTTGTTCCAGGTGGAGACGACCGACAGCAGCAGCACGGTCACGACCGCGGGCCGCATCAGCGGTAGCGCCACCTGGAAGAAGGTACGCAGTTCCCCGGCACCGTCGATGTGGGCCGCGTCGAGCAGGTCGTCGGGCACGGACGCCGCGGTGTAGACGCGCATGAGGTAGACGCCGAACGGGCTGAGCAGCGAGGGCAGAATGACCGCCCACACCGTGTCGGTCAGCCCGGCGTTGGACATCATGACGAACGTCGGGATCACCAGGGCGGTCAGCGGCACCATGACCGAGCCGAGCACCAGGGCGAAGACGACGTTGCGCCCACGGAACCTGTACTTCGCGAATCCGTATCCGCCCAGCACCGAGATGATCGTCGCGCCGATTCCGCCGGCCAGCGCGTACAGCAGCGAGTTGCCCAGCCAGCGCAGGTATTCGCCGTTGTTGATGGTGAACAGGTCCCGCAGGTTGTCGAACAGGTGGAAGCCGTTGAACCACAAGGCGCCCGTACCGGAGAACAGCCCTTCGGCGTTCTTGGTGCTGGCGACGATGAGCCACCAGACCGGGACGAGAAAATAGCAGACCAGGGCCAGCATGAGCAGCTTCGCCCAGACGTGGCGGGGACGCCGCCCGCGCCCGGTGGACATATGGCGGGGACTCGGCCCGCGCGTGGTGGATGCGGTGCTCACGTGAAGATGCTCCCTCGCTTGCGGGTGAAGAACATGAAGATCGCGACCGCCACGAAGACGACGAATCCCAAGGCGAAGGAGATCGCCGAGGCATAGTTGAACTGGGCGTAGGTGAAGGCCAGGTTGAAGGCGTAGATGTTGGGCGTGAAGTCCGGCGTCACCGAGCCGTTGGCGATCGGCCCGAGCGCCTGCGGCTCGGTGAAGAACTGCAGGGTGCCGATCAGCGAGAAGATCAGGATGAGCGCGAACGCGGACGACACCATCGGGACCTTGATGCGCAGCGCGATCTGCAGGCTGGTGGCGCCGTCGATCCGGGCCGCCTCGTAGATCGAGGAGTCGATGCCCTTCAAGGCGGCGTAGATGATGACCATGTAATAGCCGGACCACTGCCAGGTGACGACGTTGAGCAGGCCGTAGAAGATGTTGCCCTGGCTGAGCAGGAACGGTGCCTGGGTGTTGAACAGCGAGAAGATCTGCTCGAGCGGCCCGAAGCTCGGGCTGTAGAGGAAGCCCCACATCAGCGCGCCGATCACCGCGGGCACCGCGTACGGCAGGAAGATCATCAGCCGGGAGAAGCGGGCGAGCCGGCCGGTGATCTCGTCGAAGAGGAGTGCCGCCACCAGCGCGACGATCATTTGCAGCGGAATGACCACGAGGCTGAACCGCAGCACCAGCCACAGACCCGTGAGGAAGGACGGGTCGGTGAACGCGCGGATGTAGTTGTCGATGCCGGCAAAGGTGGTCCCGGTCGCGAGTCCCTTGGTGTAAAGGCTCAGGTAGCCCGCGTAGAGCAGCGGCGCTATCAGGAAGACCAGGAACACCACCAGGAACGGCAGGATGAACAGCCAGCCGACGGCACCACGCCGCGTCAGTCGGCGGCCTGGTGGCGCCGAGGCGGCTCGGTGCCGCGTGCCGGTGCTCGCGCGTAGCGGGGTGGGTGGTGTCGATCGGGTGAGGGCCATGGCGGTTCGCGTCTTCCTTTGCGGCGTCGTCGCGTCACGAGCGGGGGTCGGGCGACCGCCGGCTGCGGAGGAGCAGAGCAGCGGGCGCCCGTCCGGTCGGCGGATCACTGAACGATGAAGCCCTGGCTCTTGGCGTACTTGACCATGATGTCCTGGAGCTCGGTCGCCGCCTGGTCGCCGGTGGTCTTCCCGCTGTTGATCTTCACGATCTGCGCCTGGAGCTGGGCGTAGTAGTAGACGGTGAAGGGGCTGTACGTGGCGCCCTGGTAGGCGTCCCCCGCGGGGATGTAGATGTCCTTGTTCGCCGTCTGGCCGTTGAAGAACTCGACCTTGTTGCTGATGAAAGCGTCGGACTTCTGCACGCTCTGGTTCAGCGGGAAGATGGTCTGCGTCTTCCAGCCGTCGGTCAGCGACGCGTCGTCGGCGTAGAGGCCCATCGCGACCTTGGTCGCGGCCTTCTTGTCCGCGGCCTGCGAGGTCACCGCGAAGGCGGAGCCGCCCCAGTTCACCGAGACCGGCGCGTTGACATCCCACTGGGGCAGCGGCGCCACGGCGAACTTGCCCTTCGACGCGCCGCTGCCCACTCCGGCTCCGGTCAGGTATCCGGGAGCCCAGGCCGCGGAGACGTAGGTCGCGTACTTGCCGTTGACGACACCGGCGATGTAGTCGGTGGTGAACTGGTCCGCCGTGCCGACCAGCTTCTTGCTGACCAGGTCGGCCCAGTAGTTCAGCACGTCCTTGGTGGCCTGGTCGTCGAGCTTGATGGTGATGTTCTGCTTGTTCGCCAGGTCGTAGGTGAACGGCTTGGCGCCCTTCTGGATCATCAGGGCGGTCACCACGGCCGGCACGTTGCTGCCGAGATCGCCGAAGAGCGGGCCGCCCGCGGCCTTCATCTTCGCGGCGGCCTCGGCGTACTCGGCCCAGGTCTTCGGCGGCGTCTTGATCCCGTACTTCTCGAAGACGTCCGTGCGGTAGATCATCGCCATCGGGCCGCCGTCGACCGGGATCGCGTACACGGCTTCGCCCTGCGAGACGTCCTTCCAGGCGCCGTCGCTGAAGTTGGCCTTCACCTCGTTGGCGCCATAGGCGCTGATGTCGACCAGGGCGTCCTGGATCTCGAAGCCGACCAGCTGGTCACTCTCCAGCATGATGACGTCGGGCGCGCCCTTCTTCGCCGCGATCGCCGTCTGGAACTTGGCGTACTGCGGAGCGCCCTGACCAGCGTTCGTCCAGCAAACCTGCACGTCGGTGTGAGCGTTGTTGAAGTTGTCGACGACCTTGGCCATGTTCGGGTACCAGGCCCAGACCGAGACTCGAGTGGCGTCCGGACGGACGATCTTGTTCGTGCAGTTCGTCGGCTTGGCCTTGGCGGAGGTGCCACCGCTGTCCTCACCGCTTCCGCAGGCGGCCGCACCAAGGGCGATGGACGAGATGGACACCGTGACCACAAGACGTCGAAGCGCTATCTTGTTCCTAAAACTCAATGTTCCGGCCTTCCTGGGTCAACTTGCCGGCCTGCGATCCGCGCGGCGGTGCGCACGACGATTCCTGCACGCTCGCCTACGGGCGCACTCGGCCGGGAACAATCCGGAGGACCGTGGCCGTCGATGCCACCGGACAGGTTCTCGGCGGGATGAAGCATGCAATGTCGCGCTCGCGCGGCGGATGACGCGGAGAGGGGAGCTCCCACGCCAGGCAAGGTGTGTTGTATGTTGGCATTTGCAGCGCTGCAAAGGACTATGCACCGACCCTCGGGCTCTGGCAAGAGGCAATGTCTCCGAAATATGATCGTTACCTCAGGGCACATGAGTGCCCCCTACACCCAGGAGGCACCTCGTGCGGGACGCCACGCTGCGTGACGTTGCCGAGCTTGCCGGGGTCTCACCCCGCACGGTCTCGAACGTGGTCAACGGCTACGCCCACGTGACGGCGGCCACCCGCGAGAAGGTCGAGCGCGCCATCGCCGAGCTCGGCTACCGGCCGAACGTGCTCGCGCGCAACCTCGCCAACGGCCGCTCCGGTCAGATCGCGGTCGTCGTGCCGTATCTGGACACCCCGTACTTCGCCGAACTCTTGCAGGCCATCATCCCGGCCGCGCGCAAGAGCGGCTACAACGTCCTCATCGACCAGACCGACGGCGACCGGCAGCACGAGGGCGAGCTCATCAGGCGCGGCTCCCGGGGCTTCCTGTTCGACGGCATGATCATCAGCCCGCTCGGACTGTCCCAGGAGGACCTGTCCGTGCGCGACCCTTCGTTGCCCCTGGTCGTGCTCGGCGAACGGGTCTGCGACGGCACGTTCGACCACATCGGGATCGACGACGTCGCCGCCTCGCAGGATGCCGTCTCCCATCTGCTCTCACTCGGCCGCAAACGCATCGCGGCCATCGGCGACCAGCCGTACGCGACCGGCGAAGCGGCCCAGTTGCGCACGCGCGGCTTTCGCAACGCGCACGCCGCGGCCGGGCTGCCGATCGACGAGTCACTGATCATCAGAACCCCCCGGTTCAACCGGGCCGACGGCGCGACCGCGATGGCCGCACTCCTCGACCGCGATGACCCGCCCGACGCTGTGTTCTGCTACAGCGACCTGGTCGCCTCCGGCGCCATCCACACCGTCCTGGAGCGCGGGCTGCGCGTTCCCGAGGACATCGCCATCATCGGCTACGACGACATCGAGGACGGCCGCTACAGCAACCCCACGATCAGCACGATCTCCCCCGACAAAACCGCCATCGCCCAGCTGGCGGTCGAGCGGCTGATCATGCGGATCAGCAGCCCCCAGCCTGTTGCCGGCGTCGAGCTGCTCGCCGACCACCGGCTGATCCCCCGCCAGAGCACCCTCGGACGCGGCCAGGTGTGATCATTTGGGGCGCAAACTCCGAGATCATGTTGTCGTGACCCCTGACGAGGGCGGAGCAGGTAGCCGGCCGGGGACGTCAACTGGTTCCAGAGACACGGGGGCGGGCCGGGACGACGCGCCGGCGCGAGTCGACCACCGGGTCCACGTTCACCTCGATGCGTACGTCGAAGGTGTGCGCGTGCGGGACCACAGACCCGTCTGTGGCCAGGCCCTGAGTGAAGTGTCGGGTTCGGCGAGCCGGTTGGTGGCCGCGTTGTACGGGGCCGGAGAAGGATCAGACCTCCGTGCCGGCCACGGAGCAGATCTTCGAAGCGGCGAGTCGACGCCGGTCATCGAACCTCCGGCGGAAGCATTCTGCTGCGCGCTACGCCGGGATCGTGGACAGGACCGCGGTGACGCCCATCGGCAGGTAGGCGTCCGGCCCAGAGACCCTCCTCGACAGGTCACACCATTCAACGGACAGCGCCGGCGAGGGCACGGCGCCGGCCGCATGCTCGAGTTCATCCGGAGGCGGCACTGTCCTGTGCTCGCCGGGCAGGACGACACGTTCCCGGGACGTCGTACCCGGCCGACGGGAGCCCTACATCGGATGGCTCCATGACTGGTTTGCTCCGCCGCCGTACATCTGGAAGCGGTGGCCTCCGTCCGTGCTGTAGGCGATGGAGACGCCGTTGATGGTGGTGAACAGCAGGATCGGGTCGTGATCCCCGTTCTTCAGGCCGGTCACGTTGCGGGTGTCGGCCCAGCCGCCGCCCGACCACAGGGTGGCGTTGTGCACTCCCGGCTCCAGGGCGATCGGCCGTTGCGTCCAGTGCGCGAGGTCGGGGCTGGTCGCGTGCCCCCAGTGCATGGTGTCCCGGTTCAGGCCGTGCGGGTTGTGCTGGCAGACGGGTGATACATGCCGCGGTAGTACGGCGGCGGCCGGGTTCACCACGCTTTGTGCCTGGACGAGGACGACGGGGCGAGAATGCTGCTGGATCTTGCCGGACACGCCGGCACGCCGGCGCAGGCCGGCATGGTGGCCAGGCGGCTGAGTGGGTTGCCGCTGGCGCTGTCTCACGCCGGTAACCACCTTGCTTCTCCCTTCTCCACCGAGAGGACCTTCCCTGACTACCTTCTGGCTTTGGACGCCCCATCCCTGAGGTCCTCGGTGACAGCGGTGCCGGGCCGTCAATCGCCTGTCTCGCTCCCGCAGTGGAGATCGACGCCGCACTCCTGGGGGACACACCGCTGGGTGAGATCTGCGGCGGCGAGCACAACGTGTGGCCGGGGCTGGAGGCGCTGAGCTCCATGGGCCTCATCGAGGCCCGCGTGTCCGCCGGGGCAGCATCCTCCACGCTGGTCGTCCATCCCCTGGTCGCTGAGGCGAGCCGCACGCACGTTACGCCGATGATCACCACCGTCGCGATCGCCCTCGTACGCGGCACGGCGGCCGGCAGGCGACCCGACATCCCTTCCGGCTGACCCGCCTGGCAGGGACTGATGCCTCACCTGCGCGCCCTGCTCTCCATCGCGCCCTCGGCTCTGGAAGAGCCCGCTCTGTACGAGCTGACCGAGTTGGTGAGCCGCGGGTGCGGAGCGCTGCGGGCGAGCGGCTATTACACTGCCGCCGCCGAACTCGCGCCCCTGTGCATGGCGTGTCACAGGCGTAGGCCAACGGCAGCGCGCTGATCAGGAATTTCTTGGGCAGCCCTGGTAGGCGTCCACGGCGTCGAAGGCGGGCGTGATCCGCTTGTTGTACAGGGGCTCGATGACGTCGCGGACGTTCCGCCCCGGCTTCAGCGCCTTGGCGGAGGCGGCGATGGCCTTGCGGACCGCACGGAGCTGCTTGGCGATGTCGGCCGGCGCGCTTTCCTGCATTTTCTCGCCGATGTACTCGATCATGACGGCCCTCTGCTGCAGGCCCTTCAGGTCGGGTGAGCCCTGCTTGACCTCTTCGAGCACGTCATTACGCCAGACCAGGACGCCGATCTGGAAGGTCGTCAGGTCAAGGCAGAAGGCGGAAGTCGCGGCAGGAGCCGGGGGCGCCGTCGCGGCCGAAGGGCTCGGGCCGGTGGAGGGTGGCGCGGTCGTCGGCGCAGGCTTCGAGGCGGCCCCCTGGGTCGCGCATCCTGCGATCAGCAGCGTGATGGTCACCGCGATGATGGTGCTGTGTGAGGGGGGCATGGACGTACAGTAACCGCACCTCTCCGGGAGGGACGCGCGCCACCCGTGGACGCGTTCGCCGAACGATGGGCCCGCACCGTACGCAGTGCACCGACAGGGTGCTGATCTTCGGCGTGCGTCACCTTCGCACCCTGCTGGACGTCGATCATGACAACGCCGCTCCCGCGGTCTTCGAGCTTCCTCCGACGACTCCGACGTGACCCCGCTGCCGGACCGGCCGGATCAAGCGCCGCCAAGCCCAGCTCACGACGGCCACCAGGGGCTGCGTTTCCGTACAGCGGCCTGGGCGGTGGATACGAGGCCGTTGAAGGTCTTGCCTGGATACCACGGCATCGTGGCGAGTTCATCGAAGCCGGGAATCGTCTCCATGTGACGTACCATGCGGTCCCGGGTCTCGGCGTCGGGCAGCTCACCACGCATGGCGGCAACGTTCTCGGCCAGGTGGGCGGGGTTCGTGGTGGCGGGGAGGGCGCAGGTGACGGCCGGATTCGAAATCACCCACTTCAGGAAATACTGCGACCAGGTGTCCATGCCAAGCTCCCTGGCGAAGTCCGGCACCTGATGGTTTTCCACGATCTTGTGCAGCCTCGCCTTCTCCAGCGGCATGTTGACCAGCACGGCGACCCCCCGGTCGGCCGCCGCGCGGATCACGCGTTCCTCGGCGGCGCGGGTGTGGATGGAGTAGTGCACCTGTACGAAGTCGACCTCCGCCCGCTCCACCCAGCTCGCCAGCACGCCGAAGTAGGTGGGCTCGTGATGGGTCACTCCGAGGTACCGGATGCGGCCCTCCTTCTTCCAGGCGTGCAGCAGCGGGATGATCACGTCCACGTTGGTCAGGCTGTGACACTGCATGAGGTCCACCGGCTTGTCCAGCGACAGGCGCTTGACGGTGCGGCGCAGGCTGTCGGCGGCGTGACCGTCGTCCCAGAGGTGATCGCCCGTGGCCCAGATCTTGTTGGCCAGGAACATCCGGTCATTGATCCGCATCTCGGAGGCGAAGTCGCCGAGGTTCACCTCCGACCTGCCGTACAGCGGCGAGACGTCGAACACCCTGCCGCCCTCCTGCCAGTGGCGCCGCGCCACCTCACGGATGCGCTCCCGTCCTCGGTCCGACACGGTGTCGAACGTCATGAACGTGCCCAGCCCGATCGCCGGAAGCCGCTCACGGGTGCCCGGGATCGTTCGGGTGATCACATCGTCAGGCACGGTCCGCGCCGGGATCGGGGCCGAGGCGTGGACCGCCTCGGCAGGCAGCACACCCGCCGCCGCGCCCAGCCCGCCGGCCGTGATCACTTGCCGCCGAGTCGGCGACCACTCCCGCTTGTCGCGCATGCCAAGACGCCTCTCTTGCCGATCATCCGGGGATTCGCACCCATGCTCCCCCGGCGAACCGCCGCATGGCCAAGTCCGGTTGGGACCGGCGACATACCTTGGAGGCATGTCAGTGGATCTGCGGCTCATGCGCTACGTGATCACCGTCGCCGACGCCGGCGGTTTCGAAGCCGCCGCCGAACGACTCCACATGACCCAGCCACCGCTCAGCCGCCAGATCCGGGAGCTGGAGCGTGAACTGGGCGTCCGCTTGTTCCACCGCCGTCCGACCCGGCTCACCGAGGCCGGGCAGGTGTTCGTGGACGGGGCCCGCGGGGTGCTGGCCGACGCCGAACGGGTGGTCGAGACCACCCGGCAGGCCGCCGACCTCCACCGCGGCGTCGTACGAGTCGGCTACACCGTCACGACCGCCTTCGAGGAGATGCCGAAGCTGTTCACCGCCATGCGCGCCCGCCATCCCGGCATCCACCTGCACGCCCGCGAGGGCTGGGACGTCGAGCTCACGGACGAGGCCTCCGCCGGCGATCTGGACGTACTGCTGGGCAGGCATCTGCCGACGCCCGCCGGCTTCCGCTTCGAGACCCTGCGCAGGGAGGATTTCGTCGTGATGGTCAGCACCGATCACCGGCTGGCGGGTCGCGAGAGCGTAAGCCTGCGCGACCTGCGCGGCGAGACGTTGCGCTTCTTCCCCCGGCGGTACGCTCCCCGCTATCACGACGCGGTGCTCGCC
This window encodes:
- a CDS encoding TetR/AcrR family transcriptional regulator; translated protein: MSGDRRVRRTRRLIQQALVELILDKGYDGVTVSDIISRADVGRSTFYAHFTDKQDVLFSNVEELTFLHPMPSAQGAGELFSFSRPMFEHVREQERLVRALMGRRSGGLVHARGERLLAAAVKGELIAAGGRESAVLDLLVICVVGAFMGLLRAWVDGETDASPAELDAAFRAAVLPGVLAALGQAGA
- a CDS encoding carbohydrate ABC transporter permease, which translates into the protein MALTRSTPPTPLRASTGTRHRAASAPPGRRLTRRGAVGWLFILPFLVVFLVFLIAPLLYAGYLSLYTKGLATGTTFAGIDNYIRAFTDPSFLTGLWLVLRFSLVVIPLQMIVALVAALLFDEITGRLARFSRLMIFLPYAVPAVIGALMWGFLYSPSFGPLEQIFSLFNTQAPFLLSQGNIFYGLLNVVTWQWSGYYMVIIYAALKGIDSSIYEAARIDGATSLQIALRIKVPMVSSAFALILIFSLIGTLQFFTEPQALGPIANGSVTPDFTPNIYAFNLAFTYAQFNYASAISFALGFVVFVAVAIFMFFTRKRGSIFT
- a CDS encoding alpha-N-arabinofuranosidase — its product is MLSATLTLNPAFTIAPVSRRTFGSFVEHMGRCVYTGIYEPSHPTADADGFRADVLELTRELGVSLVRYPGGNFVSGYRWEDGVGPVADRPVRRDLAWHSLETNEVGIDEFMRWARKADVEIMYAVNLGTRGVQEALDVQEYLNHPDRTRLALMRQANGSAEPYGVTLFCLGNELDGPWQTGHKTAREYGRLAMETARALRSAEPWLELVACGSSSSSMPTFAAWEAEVLELTYDAVDYISAHAYYEPIDGDLGSFLASAVDMDHFINSVAATADSVGAKLKSPKQLKISFDEWNVWYQSAFQAKQETDWQVAPRVIEDCYNVVDAVVVGNLLISLLRHSDRVTAACQAQLVNVIAPIRTEPGGPAWRQTIFHPFALTSRLARGEVLRVETQAPSYPTARYGSVPVLDAVATHDAETGDVTVFVVNRHLTDGIDLAVSLAGFGPGLQVSESYTLADEDLYATNTLDDPDRVVPSPAKDADVTDGILRASLPPVSWTAIRLSVSPHRPIQ
- a CDS encoding carbohydrate ABC transporter permease, producing the protein MSTASTTRGPSPRHMSTGRGRRPRHVWAKLLMLALVCYFLVPVWWLIVASTKNAEGLFSGTGALWFNGFHLFDNLRDLFTINNGEYLRWLGNSLLYALAGGIGATIISVLGGYGFAKYRFRGRNVVFALVLGSVMVPLTALVIPTFVMMSNAGLTDTVWAVILPSLLSPFGVYLMRVYTAASVPDDLLDAAHIDGAGELRTFFQVALPLMRPAVVTVLLLSVVSTWNNYFLPLTMLSDAKLYPLTVGIGLWSQLASANNGGGQSLWSLIIIGSLVSVIPLIITFLTLQKYWQGGLTVGSLK
- a CDS encoding arabinan endo-1,5-alpha-L-arabinosidase; its protein translation is MRLTRNKPPTDRLRGRRIAALVAGLGVVLAAAITIPLTVGTASAAAYPGPGIVTGDIVDVHDPEITKTPAGGYLLVHTGRGLSIKTSSDRTAWRNAGSVFPNGTPWADTYTRGGQDLWAPDITYVNGQYYLYYSASYFGENRSAIFLATSPTGASGSWTHRGLVVESRTTDNFNAIDPNLVIDGGRWYLAFGSFWSGIKMIDLNPGTGLRSGTALRSIAGRNGGAIEAPTLFKRGSYWYQYVSFDRCCAGAASTYRVMVGRSTSVTGPYVDRNGVPMTAGGGTEILAGHGSIHGPGHQAVLADNDADVLFYHYYTDSGRPQLGINLMRYDSAGWPVVY
- a CDS encoding class I SAM-dependent methyltransferase codes for the protein MGLGKLLHSHHEHADEGGTIDRPRAYDVFASIGFLGGRRTVFTRLATAARPRAGDRVLDVGCGTGYLTRILSPVITPTGHITGLDPSPAMIDHATRQAPANCTYLTGVGQDLPFPDGSFDLVVSSLAIHHMPAAARPEALRQMFRVLRPGGRLLIAEFRPPANPAARHLIGLLSGPAMRHDPHDLLGTMIPDAGFQVESEGRLPHLMYYVRATRP